In Oceanispirochaeta sp., one DNA window encodes the following:
- a CDS encoding MASE3 domain-containing protein, whose protein sequence is MLGLGYLAVAILDLLHTLTYQGMNLFESDIFYANQLWICARIFESITIFLFLIYSKRVSIGFYKIASLYLLAFITVLLTIFYFKIFPACFILGKGQTEFKIISEYIICIILGVSLYMLRTKYFLDNEVINTYLSFSIIITILSELSFTLYMDNYGLLNVMGHFLKLISFYFIYKSILLVNVRNPLVIIFEELRKKEDRILLLLSELEKEKNIAIESSITDGLTGISNRRYFDQALIEKYYRAQRQKQSLSIIMIDIDFFKLYNDQYGHVSGDECLIRVAKALQDVMSRATDILARYGGEEFVVLLEDTNEHGAGNLANKMRKSIIELEIEHSKSEISKYVTISLGVHTIHNFEIEEINQVVGFADEALYKAKSNGRNRVEF, encoded by the coding sequence TTGTTAGGTCTTGGGTATTTAGCTGTAGCGATTTTAGATCTTTTACATACATTAACATATCAAGGGATGAATTTATTTGAATCAGATATCTTTTATGCAAACCAGCTTTGGATATGTGCAAGAATATTTGAGAGCATAACCATCTTTCTGTTCTTGATTTACTCTAAACGTGTATCTATAGGATTTTATAAAATAGCGTCCTTGTATCTATTAGCATTTATCACAGTATTATTGACAATATTTTACTTTAAAATATTTCCTGCCTGTTTTATTCTGGGAAAGGGACAGACAGAATTTAAGATTATTTCCGAGTATATTATTTGTATAATATTGGGAGTTTCCCTTTATATGCTGAGAACCAAATATTTTCTTGATAATGAGGTTATAAATACATATTTATCATTTTCAATTATTATTACAATTTTGAGTGAATTATCCTTTACATTATATATGGATAATTATGGATTATTAAATGTAATGGGACATTTTTTAAAGTTGATTTCCTTCTATTTTATTTATAAATCAATATTGTTAGTCAATGTTCGGAACCCATTAGTCATTATTTTTGAAGAGTTAAGAAAAAAGGAAGATCGGATTTTACTTCTTTTGTCAGAATTAGAAAAAGAAAAAAACATTGCCATTGAATCGTCCATTACAGATGGATTGACCGGGATTTCTAATCGTAGATATTTCGATCAAGCATTGATTGAGAAGTATTATCGTGCACAAAGACAAAAACAAAGTTTATCAATTATTATGATAGATATTGATTTCTTTAAGCTTTATAATGATCAGTATGGTCACGTTTCTGGAGACGAATGTTTAATAAGAGTGGCAAAAGCTCTTCAGGACGTGATGAGTCGAGCAACAGATATTCTGGCTCGTTATGGTGGTGAAGAGTTTGTGGTTCTATTAGAAGATACAAATGAACATGGTGCCGGTAACCTTGCTAATAAAATGAGGAAATCCATAATTGAATTAGAGATTGAACATTCAAAATCAGAAATATCAAAATATGTAACTATTAGTCTTGGTGTTCATACTATTCATAACTTTGAAATTGAAGAAATTAATCAAGTCGTTGGTTTTGCGGATGAGGCTCTATACAAAGCAAAAAGCAATGGGCGGAATAGAGTTGAATTCTAA
- the tdh gene encoding L-threonine 3-dehydrogenase, producing the protein MKALSKMFPQEGIWQTEVKMPEMGYNDVLIKIKKTAICGTDVHIYKWNDWAQKTIAVPMVIGHEYFGEIADFGAGVKNFALGDRVSGEGHITCGFCRNCRAGRIHLCRNTIGVGVNRTGAFAEYLVIPAYNAFKIPDNIPGRLAAIFDPFGNAVHTALSFNMAGEDVLITGAGPIGIMAAAVSRHVGARHIVITDVNPYRLNLAEKMGVTCAIDTSKQRLKQVIQELGMTEGFDIGLEMSGNPSAFHNMLEVMNNGGKIGMLGIPSKNMAINWDEVIFKGLMIKGLYGREMFETWYKMASFVQSGLDLTPIITHEMSVDDYKEGFEIMCSGHSGKVILDWES; encoded by the coding sequence ATGAAAGCTTTATCAAAGATGTTCCCCCAGGAGGGAATTTGGCAGACTGAAGTTAAAATGCCTGAAATGGGCTATAACGATGTGTTGATCAAAATAAAGAAAACCGCAATTTGCGGGACTGATGTCCATATCTATAAATGGAACGACTGGGCTCAAAAGACAATTGCTGTTCCCATGGTGATAGGGCACGAATATTTTGGAGAAATTGCTGATTTCGGCGCGGGCGTAAAAAACTTTGCTCTGGGCGATCGGGTATCGGGAGAAGGACACATAACCTGTGGTTTTTGCCGGAACTGCCGGGCGGGGCGCATACACCTTTGCCGCAATACAATAGGTGTAGGCGTAAATCGTACGGGAGCATTTGCAGAATATCTGGTCATCCCGGCATACAATGCCTTTAAAATCCCCGACAATATCCCAGGCAGACTCGCCGCAATTTTCGATCCCTTCGGGAATGCTGTTCATACAGCATTATCCTTCAATATGGCTGGTGAAGATGTACTGATTACTGGAGCTGGACCAATAGGGATAATGGCGGCGGCCGTATCAAGGCATGTGGGAGCCCGGCATATCGTCATTACAGATGTAAACCCCTATCGTTTAAACCTGGCTGAAAAAATGGGTGTGACCTGTGCCATTGATACCAGCAAGCAAAGATTAAAACAGGTCATACAAGAACTGGGTATGACAGAAGGATTTGATATCGGCCTCGAGATGTCCGGAAATCCTTCGGCGTTTCACAATATGCTCGAGGTGATGAACAACGGGGGAAAGATCGGCATGCTTGGAATCCCTTCAAAAAATATGGCGATCAACTGGGATGAGGTCATTTTCAAGGGGCTCATGATTAAAGGTCTCTATGGACGTGAAATGTTTGAAACATGGTACAAAATGGCAAGTTTTGTTCAGTCAGGATTAGACCTCACTCCCATCATCACTCATGAAATGTCTGTTGATGACTACAAGGAAGGTTTTGAAATCATGTGTTCCGGCCATTCGGGTAAAGTGATTTTAGACTGGGAGTCATAG
- a CDS encoding arginase family protein, which produces MEKEYLFAPQWQDSDKTNELYDGSQALKKYFASLSENQIYEVLIDPVSVIKLENDIYGYAVIADQLLRIKDNLEHHNPDKLATLGGGCGIEVPIVSYLSGKYSNLQVFWFDAHGDLNSPQSSPSKYFHGMPLRFITEQQRNTIGDIFKTIPCKNVHLIGSRDLDDPEQAYITESNMHVIGLDNDYWRALNNHISQKTQAYIHIDLDVIDPQEYKNVKCPVKNGMSINDLVRSVQLIIKSMNVVGMSVVENIEQDINKIKVLRPLLEELIKL; this is translated from the coding sequence ATGGAAAAAGAATATTTATTTGCGCCTCAATGGCAGGATTCTGACAAAACAAATGAATTATATGACGGATCACAGGCTCTGAAAAAATATTTTGCTTCACTCTCAGAGAACCAGATATACGAAGTATTGATTGATCCGGTTTCAGTAATTAAACTCGAAAATGACATATATGGATATGCGGTCATTGCCGATCAATTACTCAGGATTAAGGACAATCTGGAACATCATAATCCCGACAAATTAGCGACACTCGGGGGCGGTTGCGGTATTGAAGTCCCCATCGTCTCATATCTATCAGGAAAGTATTCAAACCTGCAGGTTTTTTGGTTTGATGCTCATGGAGATTTAAATTCACCCCAATCATCGCCCAGTAAATATTTCCATGGTATGCCATTGCGGTTTATTACAGAGCAGCAAAGGAATACAATCGGGGATATTTTTAAGACCATACCATGTAAAAATGTTCATCTCATTGGATCAAGAGATCTGGATGACCCGGAACAAGCCTATATTACTGAGAGCAATATGCATGTTATTGGATTGGACAATGATTATTGGAGGGCACTCAATAATCATATTTCACAAAAGACTCAGGCCTATATCCATATTGATTTGGACGTTATCGATCCCCAAGAATATAAAAATGTTAAGTGTCCTGTTAAAAACGGAATGTCAATAAATGATTTAGTTCGATCTGTTCAGCTTATAATTAAAAGTATGAATGTTGTCGGCATGAGTGTTGTAGAAAATATTGAACAGGATATTAATAAAATAAAGGTGTTAAGACCTTTACTGGAAGAACTCATTAAATTATAG
- a CDS encoding mechanosensitive ion channel domain-containing protein, which translates to MENIIKKFLDETTLWVPRVIGVIVIILCFFVLSKILKSVITKGCRRFKLDIHLTSLITRTSSTTMIIFGFVTILGTLGINVSALVAGLGLTGFALGFALKDIISNILSGVLILLYRPFKIGNTIKVAGYEGIVVSIDLRYTELISEGNKMLIPNSKLFTEPITVLHPEDSLTKNSK; encoded by the coding sequence ATGGAAAATATAATCAAAAAGTTCCTTGATGAAACGACTCTCTGGGTTCCGAGAGTCATCGGCGTAATCGTGATTATCCTCTGTTTTTTTGTGCTTTCGAAAATACTTAAAAGTGTCATTACTAAAGGTTGTAGGCGGTTCAAGCTTGATATTCATCTTACATCCCTCATTACCCGCACAAGCAGTACAACAATGATAATATTTGGCTTTGTTACAATCCTCGGAACCTTAGGTATTAATGTCTCTGCCCTTGTAGCAGGGTTGGGATTGACAGGGTTTGCATTAGGTTTTGCACTAAAAGACATTATTTCGAATATCCTTTCGGGTGTCCTGATCCTGTTGTACCGACCTTTTAAGATTGGAAATACCATAAAAGTCGCTGGATATGAGGGCATCGTTGTTTCTATTGACCTGAGATATACGGAATTAATCAGCGAAGGGAATAAGATGCTGATCCCCAATTCAAAATTATTTACCGAGCCTATTACAGTCCTTCATCCAGAGGATAGTCTGACTAAAAATAGTAAATAA
- a CDS encoding serine hydrolase: MKPMEENLKDLFMKYTTDGRIPGISAQVVQRGETLAHVVTGLADKEAGKVLKEDALFRIYSMSKVITILGAMQLFEKGLFTLETPLSDFIPSFRRMNVITGYDQDIPLLKPAVQPILMKHLLTMTSGIPYGFNPGSLPADRFLLNRIGEAEKEKSAPQGSLNTRDYIEALAGTALAFEPGDDFLYGYNHDILGRVIEVLSGESFGSYLKKNIFDPLEMKETTFLPDKEQAERLVPLYRTVKAGEAPVRVAQDDPLTSFLFKKGGFESGGGGLISSLGDYSRYCEALLKEGSFDGHRIIGRKTLNLINRNHLTGKALATMSGDGYGYGLGVRVMMNPSLAGIPGSRGEYGWSGAAATWMCIDPAEELYAVMMLQLADCPYPLQREFAQILYGALA, from the coding sequence ATGAAGCCCATGGAAGAGAATCTGAAAGATCTTTTTATGAAATACACTACAGACGGGAGGATTCCCGGTATTTCGGCACAGGTTGTGCAGAGAGGGGAGACACTGGCCCATGTGGTGACCGGTCTCGCCGATAAAGAGGCAGGCAAGGTATTGAAAGAGGATGCACTGTTCCGGATTTACTCTATGAGCAAGGTCATTACCATCCTGGGGGCCATGCAGCTTTTTGAGAAGGGTCTTTTTACACTGGAGACTCCCCTCTCCGACTTTATTCCTTCCTTCCGGCGGATGAATGTAATTACCGGATACGATCAGGACATCCCCCTCCTGAAACCGGCGGTCCAGCCTATCCTGATGAAGCATCTGCTCACGATGACCAGCGGCATACCCTATGGATTCAATCCGGGGTCCCTCCCTGCAGACCGGTTCCTGCTGAACCGCATAGGGGAGGCAGAAAAGGAGAAATCAGCCCCTCAGGGGAGTCTGAATACCCGGGATTATATAGAGGCCCTTGCGGGCACGGCTTTGGCCTTCGAACCGGGGGATGATTTTCTCTACGGTTACAATCACGACATTCTGGGCCGGGTGATCGAGGTTCTCTCAGGGGAGAGTTTCGGTTCATATCTGAAGAAAAACATTTTCGATCCTCTGGAGATGAAAGAGACCACCTTTCTGCCTGACAAGGAGCAGGCGGAACGGCTTGTTCCCTTATACAGAACTGTGAAGGCGGGAGAAGCCCCGGTCCGAGTTGCTCAGGATGATCCCCTGACAAGCTTCCTTTTTAAGAAAGGCGGATTTGAGTCGGGCGGCGGGGGACTGATATCCTCTCTGGGGGATTACTCCCGGTACTGCGAGGCTCTTTTAAAGGAAGGGTCATTCGATGGGCACAGGATTATAGGGCGGAAGACTCTAAATCTGATCAACCGGAACCATCTGACCGGGAAGGCCCTGGCGACCATGTCCGGGGACGGCTACGGTTACGGCCTGGGCGTGAGGGTGATGATGAATCCCTCTCTGGCGGGGATTCCAGGAAGCAGGGGAGAATACGGCTGGAGCGGTGCGGCAGCAACCTGGATGTGCATTGACCCGGCGGAAGAGCTCTATGCAGTGATGATGCTGCAGCTGGCGGACTGTCCCTACCCTCTGCAGCGCGAGTTTGCCCAGATTTTGTACGGAGCCCTTGCTTAA
- a CDS encoding 3-keto-5-aminohexanoate cleavage protein, which translates to MADLVSLSLAPQGGWGIGKGNPLDPKDLAAEIAACAVQGAAIVHFHSRSTSGALSADIGVFQESVHLISKETHICIEASSGGLSNLDDDERIRPASAQQADLASLNLGSLNFGEEVYQNSLQSIRYWISQLKKWNVHPSLEIFDTGNIETARYLIDQGLLDPPFNFSFIFNCRWGMIYSRNLLQYLISRLPKQSNWGVIFVGNTDFSQHLEALDLGAQIIRVGFEDSNILNGREALRNRDLVAGLKLELEHSGYRFRSIEETKRMLLQAV; encoded by the coding sequence ATGGCTGACTTAGTTTCATTGAGCCTGGCACCACAGGGTGGCTGGGGTATCGGTAAAGGGAATCCTTTGGATCCGAAAGATCTTGCTGCAGAAATAGCGGCCTGTGCAGTACAGGGAGCTGCCATTGTACATTTCCATTCCCGCAGCACAAGCGGAGCATTGTCAGCAGATATCGGAGTATTTCAGGAATCGGTTCATCTTATCTCCAAAGAGACACATATCTGCATTGAAGCAAGTTCCGGGGGCCTTTCTAACCTGGATGACGACGAGCGAATCCGCCCGGCTTCTGCGCAACAGGCAGATCTTGCATCACTTAATCTTGGTTCATTGAATTTTGGAGAAGAAGTTTATCAAAACAGCCTTCAGTCCATCAGATATTGGATCAGCCAGCTTAAAAAATGGAATGTCCATCCTTCCCTTGAAATATTCGATACAGGGAATATCGAAACTGCCAGATATCTCATTGATCAAGGATTATTAGATCCTCCCTTCAATTTTTCATTTATATTTAACTGCCGATGGGGAATGATCTACTCCAGAAATTTACTGCAGTATCTGATAAGCCGGCTTCCAAAGCAAAGCAATTGGGGTGTGATTTTTGTGGGCAATACGGATTTCAGTCAGCATCTGGAAGCATTGGACCTGGGTGCTCAGATCATTCGAGTGGGATTTGAAGACAGTAATATCCTCAATGGCAGGGAAGCACTCCGGAATCGCGACCTTGTGGCGGGATTGAAACTAGAATTGGAACACAGCGGATATAGGTTCAGAAGCATAGAAGAAACCAAAAGAATGCTCCTCCAGGCGGTGTAA
- a CDS encoding glycine C-acetyltransferase — MNKQSFLTNLHKQTQNLKSEGLYKTETIITSSQSSNIMIEGVPVLNFCANNYLGLANHPDLIAAGQEGLEKYGFGVASVRFICGTQDIHQELESKISDFLSTEETILYSSCYDANGGLFETILTSDDAVISDALNHASIIDGVRLCKAKRYRYENNNILDLEEQLKQADAAGARVKLIATDGVFSMDGVIADLKQICDLADKYKALVMVDDSHAVGLLGKKGRGTAEYCDVLGRIDILTGTLGKALGGASGGYISGRKEIIDWLRQRSRPYLFSNSLSPSITFASIQAIEILKNGDHIREKLWENVSYFRKMMTAAGFDLAGKDHAIIPIMLGNAKVAAKMAEQMILKQIHVVGFSFPVVPKEKARIRVQISAAHTKEQLDKAITAFITIGQEMAII, encoded by the coding sequence ATGAATAAGCAATCATTTCTTACGAATCTTCACAAACAAACACAAAATTTAAAATCTGAAGGCTTGTATAAAACAGAGACAATTATTACATCCTCCCAATCGAGCAATATCATGATTGAGGGCGTTCCCGTATTAAATTTCTGTGCCAATAACTATCTTGGTCTGGCAAATCATCCGGATCTTATCGCAGCTGGACAAGAGGGCCTGGAAAAGTATGGCTTTGGCGTGGCATCCGTTCGTTTTATCTGCGGGACACAAGACATCCATCAGGAACTGGAATCAAAAATCAGTGATTTTCTAAGCACTGAAGAGACCATCCTGTATTCTTCATGCTATGACGCCAATGGCGGACTATTTGAAACCATTCTCACATCAGATGATGCCGTTATTTCTGATGCCTTAAATCATGCCTCGATTATAGATGGAGTCCGCCTTTGCAAAGCAAAACGTTATAGATATGAGAATAATAATATCCTTGATTTGGAAGAACAGCTCAAGCAGGCCGATGCTGCCGGGGCCAGGGTTAAACTCATCGCAACAGATGGTGTATTTTCTATGGATGGAGTCATTGCCGATCTTAAACAAATTTGCGATTTAGCAGATAAATACAAGGCCCTGGTCATGGTAGACGACAGCCATGCCGTCGGACTCCTGGGTAAAAAAGGAAGGGGCACAGCTGAATACTGTGATGTCCTGGGCAGGATCGATATTCTGACAGGCACCCTGGGCAAGGCACTCGGTGGAGCTTCGGGAGGATATATTTCAGGAAGAAAGGAAATTATCGATTGGCTCAGACAGAGATCCCGGCCCTATCTATTCTCAAACAGCCTGTCACCATCCATCACCTTTGCCTCCATTCAAGCCATAGAGATCCTGAAAAATGGGGATCATATAAGAGAAAAACTCTGGGAGAATGTTTCTTATTTTCGAAAGATGATGACCGCAGCTGGTTTTGATTTGGCCGGTAAAGATCATGCCATTATTCCCATCATGCTTGGTAATGCTAAAGTCGCCGCAAAAATGGCAGAGCAAATGATATTAAAACAAATCCATGTTGTCGGTTTTTCCTTTCCTGTGGTTCCCAAAGAGAAGGCAAGGATTCGTGTCCAGATATCTGCGGCCCATACAAAAGAGCAATTGGATAAGGCGATTACTGCCTTTATTACAATTGGACAGGAAATGGCAATTATCTAG
- a CDS encoding bifunctional diguanylate cyclase/phosphodiesterase — MKKIERPPVDDVLIKQILGIMIIGILIIFVNGYLNLTVRNSPAMGFVCIFGAGLISLFSIHLLLFRNTGKVFLSSLIVLTLILLSFQILGTEREIALAWLFILPLIAFYTQRLIWGTVYSVSLILVSLGISYFRFKMHITPAISPGAYIEGAAVFSVITLLTFIYQMSIEKKEGTIFIQYFRDALTSLPNRRKLIQDISRRRENTLILVNIDDFKEINNFIGIAGGDTVLGEIARRLDTFRMISGVTLYRLHADEFALLISGKKDLQTAVNIAEKIYSLVNTDITIEKTAIIVTVSIGISDCHDLLATTDISLKLSKSLKIGYCIYNSEMEISKRYEDNINQLYRIQKGIENNSFIPYFQPIYNIEENRVSKFECLIRLVDDNEILTPDQFLNISMRSKKYPFLTRIMVSKSFEFFKDNDYSFSINLCLEDIINDETTSHIYSELERYGIGHRVIFEFLETERIENNPEVLCFLKRIKRYNCLIAIDDFGTGYSNFDFILRMNFDFLKIDATLIKNVLEDKNARILISTIVKFSRDLGIQTIAEFVATEKIYQKVKELGIDFAQGYYIGKPEEDISVYA; from the coding sequence ATGAAGAAAATAGAAAGGCCTCCGGTCGATGATGTTCTGATAAAGCAGATCCTGGGAATTATGATCATTGGAATTCTTATCATCTTTGTAAACGGATATCTGAATCTAACCGTTAGGAACAGTCCGGCCATGGGGTTTGTCTGCATCTTCGGGGCAGGCCTTATTTCTCTCTTCAGCATTCATCTTCTTTTATTCAGGAATACGGGAAAAGTATTCTTAAGCAGTTTGATCGTTCTTACCCTTATTCTCCTCTCCTTCCAGATCCTGGGAACCGAGCGGGAAATAGCACTGGCATGGCTTTTCATTCTCCCCCTTATTGCCTTTTATACCCAGAGGCTCATCTGGGGGACAGTGTATTCTGTCTCGTTGATTCTAGTGTCTCTGGGGATCTCCTACTTCCGGTTCAAAATGCATATTACACCAGCCATTTCACCGGGAGCCTATATTGAGGGAGCTGCGGTTTTCTCTGTCATCACCTTATTGACCTTTATATACCAAATGTCTATAGAAAAGAAAGAAGGAACCATTTTCATCCAGTACTTCAGAGATGCCTTAACCTCTCTGCCTAATAGAAGAAAGCTGATCCAGGATATCTCCAGGCGGAGGGAGAATACCTTGATTCTGGTGAATATAGATGATTTTAAGGAGATCAATAATTTCATCGGTATTGCAGGTGGTGACACGGTTCTCGGAGAAATAGCTCGCAGACTGGATACTTTCCGGATGATATCCGGAGTAACCCTTTACAGGCTGCATGCAGATGAATTTGCTCTCCTGATTTCCGGGAAGAAAGATTTGCAGACCGCAGTTAATATAGCCGAAAAGATTTATTCCCTGGTGAATACGGATATTACGATTGAAAAGACGGCAATCATTGTGACTGTTTCCATTGGGATCTCAGATTGTCATGATTTACTGGCCACCACTGATATCTCTCTGAAGTTATCTAAGAGCCTGAAGATTGGCTACTGCATCTATAACTCTGAGATGGAAATATCAAAAAGGTATGAAGACAATATCAATCAGCTGTATAGAATTCAAAAGGGAATTGAAAATAACAGCTTTATTCCTTATTTCCAACCCATTTATAATATAGAAGAAAATAGAGTCAGTAAGTTTGAATGTCTGATCAGGTTGGTAGATGATAATGAGATTCTAACACCCGACCAGTTTCTGAATATTTCCATGCGGTCAAAGAAGTATCCCTTTCTCACCAGAATCATGGTGAGCAAGTCTTTCGAGTTCTTTAAAGACAATGATTATTCTTTTTCCATCAACCTTTGTCTGGAAGACATTATAAATGATGAAACCACATCCCATATTTATTCCGAGCTTGAACGGTATGGTATCGGACACCGGGTGATCTTTGAGTTCCTTGAAACAGAGAGGATTGAAAACAACCCCGAAGTCCTCTGTTTTCTAAAAAGAATAAAGAGATATAACTGTCTAATTGCCATAGATGATTTCGGTACAGGGTATTCCAACTTTGATTTTATTCTGAGAATGAATTTTGATTTTCTGAAGATCGATGCAACCCTGATTAAAAATGTTCTTGAAGATAAAAACGCCCGTATCCTTATCAGTACAATCGTGAAATTCTCACGTGATCTGGGAATACAGACCATCGCTGAGTTTGTGGCTACCGAGAAGATTTATCAAAAGGTGAAAGAACTGGGAATAGACTTTGCCCAGGGCTATTATATCGGGAAACCTGAAGAAGATATCAGTGTATATGCATAA